A stretch of DNA from Anopheles ziemanni chromosome 3, idAnoZiCoDA_A2_x.2, whole genome shotgun sequence:
gAAAAGTCCCCACTTTAGattttcgttcaattttttttttcttaagcaAACTACATGCACCGCAaatagttttggttttttagttacatgttttattaatttttcccaaaattaaaatatgtttgttttcacttacTCTTAATTGAATCTCATAAGGaatatgtaaaacaaaatacaaattttttttttgcattgcattgagtgaaaataaaaataatcgagGTGGGCATTTTTCGAACCGGTCACTGTATATTCACAACATAATTGAAAACTTTATTTGctctttcatttgatttttcaattcagAATATCGGTATGTTCGCTAGGGTGTCGGATGATACACCATTGGCTGGAGgtaagaaattatttttaagaaaTATTAAATGACTATACCCATGACGGAGGTGCCCATGACGCAGTGGTAGCGTGAGGAATCACGCCACAGGtgagggatcgaatctcgagtcggGGTGGCATCCCCAGGTATTAGGAACGGCTGActaccgatctataatataccgtctttcgatCAccgaaactctcttcggagagaagctttgtcccactaggggatgtcgtgccccataaaaaagaagaaaaaaataaccagCTTTACTCAGCCTTAATTGCAGCAAAACAAAGAGGACAGAACTCTCCACAAGTTTCATATAGAACGGACTTTGCGGAATCATTTTTATGGATCAGCACCACTTTGGACCAAGATGGCAGCAAAAAGTTGATTGAATATGTACCACACACTACAACGGCATGGTGCTTAACGGGATTTTCGATGGATCCAACCTATGGCTTCGGCATCGTCAAGAAACCTCTTGAGTTCAACACAGTCAAAGCGTTTTATATCGTAGACCATCTCCCATACTCTCTCAAGCAGGACGAAGAAATTGCTTTGAAGTTTACTATTTTTAATAATCTTGGTGGAAATTATTCCACAACAGTAAAGCTGTTTAATGATCAGAATGCATTCGAATTTATGGAACCTGAAGGTAAGTAACAATAAGAAGATGATGTAGCATTTCTGGCActtcttttatttaaatatttccagTTTCGGATGGTTCCAAGGTAGTAACAGCCAATCAATCGATGGGTACTCAAGTATCATTTTTGGTGAAAGCCAAAAAGCTTGGAGAGATAGCAGTTCATTTGAATGCGACAAACATGATTGAATCAGATGCGATTGAAAAGGTTATCCGAGTGATGCCAAAAAGTTTAGTAAAAATCGACATTCATTCTCGCGTTTTTGGTAGTGATACAAACACTACTCAAAGTTTCaatatttcattgaaaattcccaagtATGCTGATGACGGATCGGTTAAAATATCATTTGTATTGGAGCGTAAGTGTCTTTTATCTAActgaaaattttgtttttaagtgCTTTGATACATAAATTTATAAACTGATGTACATTTATATCTGTTTCATTCTTATAGCAAACCTTCTATCAAAGGTGATAGATAATttgggaaaattaattgatgCTCCAGCAAGCACTGGAGAGTCAAACATGATTAATTTTGTGCCGAATGTCGCTATTCTGGATTATCTTATGGAAGCTGCTCCAAACCATGCTGCAATCAAAAAAGCGAAAATACTCCTTCGAAATAGCTTTCAAAATCAGTTAAAATACCGTATGAACGATGGTTCTTTTAAGGATGTTGAAGGATCAAGGTCGAGCATTTTCCTTACAGCGTTTGTTGCCAAATCCATGCAAACTGCGAGCAAGTACCTGCTAGAAGTGGAAGCAAAGATGTTAGATCAAGCATTCGGTTGGCTCGCTGCAAAACAACAGAACGATGGGAAATTTCAAGAAATTGGACCGATTGTGCTGAACGTTATCCAGACAACATCTCGAAAAAGTATTGCCTTGACCTCGTACGTTATAACCGCCTTCCTTGAAAACCCCAATACTAAACAAAAGCATTCCAATATCGTAAAAAGAGGCATCGACTATATCTTGAAATATAAGGACGAGATTGAGGACTCGTTCGATTTAGCAATAGCCACATATGCTCTTTCTTTGCATGATTCTGGTGCAGGAGCCTTGTCcagcttaaaaaaaaagctactAAACAAAGCTAATATGACTGAAGAATTTATGTATTGGCCACGGGAATCGCATTCAGTTCAAACGACAGCTTACGCTCTGTTGACAATACTGAATCATGAAGAGTTTTACGCATATGGAATCTTGGGTATGCGATGGCTAACTGAACAGCGGTATCATACTGGGAGTTTTGAACGAACACAGGATACATTCGTTGGATTAAAGGCCCTCACAAAGCTGGCTCATATTTTTTCGccaatgaaaaatgatttaacCGTTGAACTGAAAGCAGAAAAGACTCAAAAACCCAATATCTTCATGATCACACCAGAAGATATCGacacaaaatattttaatgaaatctCATCCGATTCGAGACTTTTTTCGATTACTGTTAGTGGAAGGGGCTCTGCATTATTTGCTATTCAGGCCGAGTACACTCTGGATTTGAGGAAtcacaaaaaaaggttcaactTAGATGTGGAGAAACTTAGGAATTCAAATAATGAGCTGCAAATGAGAATATGCACGAGTTATATTCAAAGGATAGCGGGTGAGCGTTCCAATATGGCTCTGGTAGAAGTTACTTTTCCCAGTGGATACGTTGTAGACAACAATCCAATCAGCaatccaacaacaaaaaccaaaatagaGGTATGTAAATCATGAACCATGTTGTTGACAAAGTAGTAGTGCCCTTCAATGATTGCCAAAAACAATCCTAATATGTACTTTTTATTGAACTTTCAAAATCTTCGCAGAAAACCCTGATTCGTTTTGGCGCAACTTCAGTTACGGTATATTATGCAAATATGGGAACTGAGCAAAATTGTTTTACCATCACAGCCTACCGCAGATTGTTGGTGTCCATAAGGCGACCAGCTTATGTAGTTGTGGAAGACTTCTACCATCCTGGTTAGTTTGGTTTGTATTTCATCGATAAATACGATGTTTTAACCTTTCCAAATATTTTCAGAATTCAATGCCATACATGTTTACAACGATGAACAGGAATAATACTTAAAACTATGAGAAGTTCAGAATGTTCAAACGAACAAAGTATAACAGGTGCATATacattgaaaaatttaaaaataaaaagattgtAAATCATGCAATACAGATTATCGACACTTTACCTCGAATGTATCGCCGTCTATCCGAACCAAAAATGCTAACTTTTGTGTCAAGTGCAAGCAGGACCTGCAGAAAATATCATGATTGTTTGACTTTCTTTTCGACGTAGATTATTTTAATACATTCCTAAAATCACATCTTTATCTATCTTTATCTAATGACTTCCTTCCCGAAGTTCTGGCATGTAATGTCAGGCATGTAATTAGATCCTAGGCAGTAGAAAACGGGTTGAATTGAATGGTTCTTCCTCCCGTTGCCCGAACTTTGAACCGCGAAGAGCTGTTTCAgggggttttattttaatttttttgtacttttaCACTTCTTTATCTCAGATATAGTTGTGATTGGCTAATTTTAGACAGATATCATAAgatttgaatactttttccaTCTGTATGATGAAACACGATTATGTTTTGTTCCAGTAAAGTTGTATGACGCATATTTCGTCGAAAACTACATTAATCTAGTATATCAAATCATCCCAGTTTTTCTTACGATGGCCAAGAATCGTCTGCACGGTAATAACAACTATCAAGTGTTTTTTCACACATACTTCATAGGAACTTACttacaaccgctgagcggtcttggcctgactTCGTAGGAAGCTGCACCAAAAAGATGtgataaacaaaaatcattgctATCAATTtgaagtactctaaaatcgaacGCTAAGCCGGACCCGGGTTTTTTGAATGCCTAGGGTTGCCTTGGGTCCAATGTATATACACTtcagaaacaatttttaaatggATATGCtgttacattttctttccgatCAAGATTTTCAAATCTAAATTTTgctttttactttcattttaatAGTTTGATCTTAGTTCTGTTAGCAACGGCACGAGCCTATTAGTTCCTTCATGATTCTAGTATAAagaattttaataataatgtCATCGTTACACTAAACATTACATTCTGGCGAACAATCCTCCCCCTCGCAGACATCGCATAGGTTTTGCTCGTCAACTTCGTAGGGCTGAATTGCATTTAATTctgtgaaaataattttaaataaaataaaaatattacaagCAGCCCATAACACACTATCTACAAATCCACTGAAACTTACTAGGATTGAAAAAATCGTGCACCACCACATATGCTGGGCGCTTGAGTGCTACCTTGAAACGTCTGAATGCCGTAATGTGGAAGCAATTCTTTTCTATGCCCATGTTGTCGTAGTACGCCACCACTGAAGTTCCACCGAAGCGTATGTCGAATTTCTAGAACCAAAATCatgttaaaactatttttttttttgcattgagGGACTTACTTGTATTGGGTTGGCTGTCGTCGCCTCGCTGATCGGAGTGTTGTCCACTACGTACCCGCTGGGAAAGTTTACTTCTACTAGTGCCAAGTTGGATCGCTCGTCTATTAGTCGCGGAACGAAGCTTGTACATATTTTCAGCTTCAACGTGTAATCCGATGATATTTTATCTACTGAAAGGCTGAACCGGTGGTTGTATTGCCTTAGATCCAAAGTGTATTCATACTTGAAATCGAGTAGTCCAAAACCAACTCCTCCAACGTAAGCAGTTATCTTCCGCGCATCGCTTGGAATGGCGATAGTGTGTGGTTTCGTTATGCCCTGACTAATTTTCACCGTGGTGGTAGCTTCTGTGTGTTTGTTATACTTCACGTTGATGGTGTAATCGTTTTTAGAGGGAGAAATTGCTTCTGACAACTTAGAGAGTGCTTTAAGTCCAACGAATGTGTCTTGCGTACGCGGAAAGCTTCCAGTGTAGTACCGTTTGTTGACCAGCCAGCGCATAACAGCGACACCATCCGGATATCTATCTCCCTGAATCAATGCCAACAGTGCGTAGGCGGTCGTTTCTATGCTGTGAGGCTCTCTTGACCAATATCTTTCAGCACCATCATTGACGCTGGTGGATTTATCGATGAGCGTGTTCAACCAGGGAGCATTTGCAGTTTTGTCGTGGAGCATGAGAGCGTAAATTGCGATGGATAAATCATAATTGTCAGAAACTTGAGGCATGCTACTTTTTATGTACTGTATACCTCTAGAAATAACGCCAGAATGGGTTACTCTGGCGTTTCGATTTTCCAATAATGCAATTAACACATAGGATGTTAAAGCGATCCCATTTCGACCAGCTTGCAGATCCTGGTGTATGACGGAACCCACTTCATTAAACTTTCCATAGCTATCCTGCTTATTGGTCAACCATTGGAAAGCTTTCGTAACCATTGATGTATCTACTTCAGGAATGTAATTTGATGCAATGTCCAAAGAATTCGCGACAAACGCTGTAAGAAACACGCTTCCACCCTTATTCTGCCAAACGCCAAAAGAACCATCCCATTGGCGATATCGCATCTGATTTTGGTAGCCTTGACGAAGCAGGCTGGTGGCTCTGTTGATCAAAGTTGTGTCTGTTGATTTAATCGCTTTCAGATAATTCAACACGATGATATTTGGCACAAAATGCACCATATTAGCCTCCCCCGATCCGGTCGGAACGTTTAGAAGCTCCCCCAAGTTTTGCACAACGGTGGAAAGTATGTTGgctagaatgaaaaaaaaacccaacatgAATCATTCGACCACTTAAAAAGAACTTTTTATACTTACGATTGACCGTAAATACGATTTTTTGCGATCCAGCATCTGCATTTCGGTCTATGtccaagtcgatatcaaacgtTTCATTGACGTATGTTTTTTGGTTGAAAATCCGTGATTGCATCCTCTTCTCCACCAAGCTATCCGGCATCACTCGAATGACTTTCTCAATTCCATCCACCTCCCCTCCGAACGAAGCGGACACGCGTATTAACATTTCTCCGAGCTTCTTTGCTTTTATGAGAAAGTAAAAAGGAACGCCTACCTTCGGAGGCAACGTGATACTCTTTTTGTAGCTCAATTCTAAAtaccaaataaaaattgaattattagAAGATGTTTACTCTACCGAAATAGCATAATGGTAAATATTTAAGAGCACTTACCACCATCAGGTCGGCCTATGAACTCAGTTTGATTACCGATATTGTACATTGTGACATACGCTTCGCCTCCTTCGTGGTTGTTGTTGAACAAGGTGAACTGTAGCAAAACCGCCTCGCCTCGCTTGATGGAGTACGGAAGATTATCGACGATGTAGAACGATTGGACTGTGGTAAACACGATAGGCTCTTTGACGATCCCCAGTCCATACACAGGATCAACTGAGAATGCCGTCAGCTGCCAGGCTGTTGTTGTATCTGGCACTACCACCTCCTGCGTATGTTTGCCCAACCTGTTCAACGTATACGTTGTCCAGAGCCAAGACTCCAAAAAGTTTACACGGA
This window harbors:
- the LOC131285645 gene encoding thioester-containing protein 1 allele S3-like, whose translation is MALVEVNFPSGYVVDNDPISGATGDSPIKKTEIRFGGASVVLYYNSLGANKNCFLITAYRRFKVSLRRPAYVLVHDYYNPTISIIGSVSQGFLIVGPSRIRPNHKYTVVITNFKEPTVDLVLAIEGIEDSSDGVLNLTKSVDVRPNNTRIVDFDIPGNLPSASYKLTVDGQRGFSYHEEEPLKLVSKTISGLIQLDKPVYKPGETANFRVIVLDTELKPPVGVKTVSVAIHDPNGNPIRKWSAARLNFGVFEAQLEIAPSPVLGLWNLSVEVEGEQLVSKSFEVKEYVLSTFDVDVLPTVIPLQEHQGLNLTVIANYFTGKPVQGTAILSLYVEDDAEVETKRWNMNGMDQVHLSFTEELEIMEKQQDVYINITFIETFTNRTVTKRKPITVYKYPYHVELRKENARFRLGMPYKFDILVKYHNGTPATNVKTKVMIEGLEDEYSKDLTSDKKGVIKQSVTPNDDYIAVMVQIDENEQLSEEIHALETNTNAFISLDLKSKVHLGKPIKLMVTCTDKMAFIVYYVVAKGNIIDAGYVEQRNVKRFNFQINATDRMVPQSKIVVATLAGETVIFDDESIEFTEQLNNSMGLIAKTLNDLKIEGGLMSGRAGTVSTQSASAMISFRVNFLESWLWTTYTLNRLGKHTQEVVVPDTTTAWQLTAFSVDPVYGLGIVKEPIVFTTVQSFYIVDNLPYSIKRGEAVLLQFTLFNNNHEGGEAYVTMYNIGNQTEFIGRPDGELSYKKSITLPPKVGVPFYFLIKAKKLGEMLIRVSASFGGEVDGIEKVIRVMPDSLVEKRMQSRIFNQKTYVNETFDIDLDIDRNADAGSQKIVFTVNPNILSTVVQNLGELLNVPTGSGEANMVHFVPNIIVLNYLKAIKSTDTTLINRATSLLRQGYQNQMRYRQWDGSFGVWQNKGGSVFLTAFVANSLDIASNYIPEVDTSMVTKAFQWLTNKQDSYGKFNEVGSVIHQDLQAGRNGIALTSYVLIALLENRNARVTHSGVISRGIQYIKSSMPQVSDNYDLSIAIYALMLHDKTANAPWLNTLIDKSTSVNDGAERYWSREPHSIETTAYALLALIQGDRYPDGVAVMRWLVNKRYYTGSFPRTQDTFVGLKALSKLSEAISPSKNDYTINVKYNKHTEATTTVKISQGITKPHTIAIPSDARKITAYVGGVGFGLLDFKYEYTLDLRQYNHRFSLSVDKISSDYTLKLKICTSFVPRLIDERSNLALVEVNFPSGYVVDNTPISEATTANPIQKFDIRFGGTSVVAYYDNMGIEKNCFHITAFRRFKVALKRPAYVVVHDFFNPSKFQWICR